A single window of Arvicola amphibius chromosome 15, mArvAmp1.2, whole genome shotgun sequence DNA harbors:
- the LOC119802231 gene encoding LOW QUALITY PROTEIN: transmembrane protein 184C-like (The sequence of the model RefSeq protein was modified relative to this genomic sequence to represent the inferred CDS: inserted 1 base in 1 codon; deleted 5 bases in 3 codons): protein MQRASRAAAAAAAATTARPEDAVPAAAEFSPAESQRRNKTKKRSQNLGFVWFLSCSKTNLFMKTPCACNRDNWRQWIRPTPARWLIYVISILVSVPFGVWELQKLKVGIHTEAWFIAGIFLLLTIPVSLWGILQHLVHFXKPIIRILWVVPIYSMDSWLALKFPQISIYVDTLRECYEAFYVIYNFMIFLNNYLAIRFPNVILHLEAKDQQQLLCPLCCCPPWAMGEILLFQCKLGVLQYSVVKPITTVTALICEIGGVYGEGNFSFSNAWTYLIILNNLSKLFAVVCCLWLFYNVLKEELSPIKPVGKFLCVKLVVFVSFWQAMLIALLVKVGVISKKCTWEWQSAEAVATGLQDFIICLEKFFAAIAHHYSFSYKPYVQDAEKGSCFYSFLAMWDLSDIKNDICEQVRCVGRTMRGYPPKKCFPEDPEHTEHPSLLSSSPRDAGSPGSLHGQYQGFAHTITFDIIHY from the exons ATGCAGCGAGCATCCCGAGCAGCCGCCGCTGCGGCAGCCGCAACCACAGCGCGACCTGAGGACGCGGTGCCAGCGGCTGCCGAATTTTCCCCTGCAGAGAGCCAGAGAAGGAATAAAAcgaagaaaagaagccaaaatcTCGGCTTCGTTTGGTTTTTGAGCTGTTCAAAAACTAATTTGTTTATGAAAACGCCCTGCGCCTGTAATCGGGACAACTGGAGGCAATGGATCCGACCGACCCCTGCTCGCTGG CTTATTTACGTAATTTCCATCCTCGTTTCGGTTCCCTTCGGTGTTTGGGAACTTCAGAAACTAAAGGTTGGAATACACACTGAAGCATGGTTTATTGCTGGTATCTTTCTGCTGCTGACAATCCCTGTGTCCCTCTGGGGGATTCTGCAGCACTTAGTGCATT TGAAACCTATTATAAGGATTCTTTGGGTGGTCCCAATATACAGTATGGATAGCTGGTTGGCTTTGAAATTTCCCCAAATTTCCATCTACGTGGACACCTTGAGGGAGTGCTACGAAGCATTT TATGTCATTTATAACTTCATGATATTCCTTAACAACTACCTAGCAATCCGATTCCCCAATGTGATACTCCACCTGGAAGCTAAAGATCAGCAACagcttctctgtcctctgtgctgcTGTCCACCCTGGGCTATGGGAGAAATACTGCTTTTTCAGTGCAAACTAGGAGTGTTGCAGTACTCTGTGGTCAAACCGATCACCACTGTGACAGCGTTGATATGTGAGATTGGTGGTGTCTACGGTGAAGGGAACTTTAGTTTCTCCAACGCTTGGACTTACTTGATTATATTAAATAACCTGTCAAAATTGTTTGCAGTG GTGTGCTGCCTCTGGCTGTTTTACAATGTTCTGAAAGAAGAGCTCAGCCCTATAAAACCTGTTGGCAAATTTCTTTGTGTCAAACTGGTAGTCTTTGTCTCATTCTGGCAAGCAATGCTTATTGCTTTGTTGGTTAAGGTTGGCGTTATTTCCAAAAAGTGCACCTGGGAATGGCAAAGTGCCGAAGCTGTGGCCACAGGCCTGCAGGATTTCATCATCTGCCTGGAGAAGTTCTTCGCGGCCATTGCCCATCATTACTCCTTCTCCTATAAACCGTACGTGCAAGATGCAGAGAAAGGCTCGTGCTTCTACTCCTTCCTCGCCATGTGGGATTTGTCAGacattaaaaatgatatttgtGAGCAAGTGCGATGTGTCGGGAGAACAATGCGAGGTTATCCCCCCAAAAAATGTTTTCCCGAAGACCCAGAGCATACTGAACACCCAAGTCTGCTCTCCTCATCGCCACGCGATGCAGGTTCTCCAGGTTCACTCCACGGCCAGTATCAGGGCTTTGCACATACGATCACTTTTGACATAATCCACTATTAA